From a single Methanofollis sp. W23 genomic region:
- a CDS encoding oligosaccharide flippase family protein: MDDHDHTEVSRSFAGQFPLNLISNILLFVVNVVTGFWLAPFFISTLGIAAYGLIPLAITITTYLGLATRSLNFTVARYLTVDLQRQEYDRANNTFNTAFFGILGLTLFLIVPIVFLLAFNVNAVFNVPSGELTDVVYLFLGIHLSFLIRTIGSTFSVSFFAHNRLDLYNIVEAFGRILEVGLIVALFLLVSPRLGYVGVAYLVTSFFLLFLMVGAWRVLTPQLAVRIRSFHRGTLKEMSAFGSWMLVNEIGSLLFLQVDLIIVNIFLGSFAGGEYAVALTLSILLRTMGGVLAGVLAPMIFIYYAKEMFAEIKRMALSSVKCMGLALALPVGLICGFGFELLTLWVGAEHAGLAPLLALLTIHLAVNLAVLPLNHVNVSYSRVKVPGLVTIALGIANVLLALWLVVGAGWGVYGVAAAGAIFFTLKSSIFMPWYTAKVLSIPVKAFFRPLLAGASATFAITLTAFALDRLVPIQTWLELGVISGAIGVVYLLLVWCCLFTDEERVIFGSLLPPQIRKFLLPSTRGEGSSPLDKY, translated from the coding sequence ATGGACGATCATGATCACACCGAGGTGAGCAGAAGTTTTGCGGGGCAGTTCCCCCTCAACCTGATCTCCAACATTCTTCTGTTTGTGGTGAATGTCGTCACCGGGTTCTGGCTCGCACCCTTCTTCATCTCGACCCTCGGGATCGCCGCGTATGGCCTTATACCTCTGGCCATCACCATCACGACCTATCTTGGCCTCGCCACGCGGTCACTCAATTTCACGGTCGCACGCTACCTCACCGTCGACCTCCAGCGCCAGGAATATGACCGTGCCAACAACACCTTCAATACTGCCTTCTTCGGGATCCTCGGGCTCACCCTCTTCCTGATCGTCCCGATCGTCTTCCTCCTGGCATTCAACGTCAACGCCGTCTTCAATGTCCCTTCAGGCGAACTGACCGACGTCGTCTATCTCTTTCTCGGGATCCATCTCTCATTTCTGATCAGGACGATAGGGAGCACCTTCAGTGTCTCATTCTTTGCTCACAACCGCCTGGACCTCTACAACATCGTCGAGGCCTTCGGCCGTATCCTTGAGGTCGGGCTCATCGTCGCACTCTTCCTTTTGGTCTCACCCCGCCTTGGTTATGTTGGGGTCGCCTATCTTGTGACCTCCTTCTTTCTCCTGTTCCTCATGGTCGGCGCCTGGCGGGTGCTCACTCCCCAGCTCGCGGTCAGGATCAGATCCTTTCACAGAGGCACCCTCAAGGAGATGTCGGCCTTCGGGAGCTGGATGCTCGTCAACGAGATCGGGTCTCTGCTCTTCCTCCAGGTCGACCTGATCATCGTCAACATCTTTCTCGGTTCATTTGCCGGCGGGGAATATGCCGTCGCGCTCACCTTGAGTATTCTCCTCAGGACCATGGGCGGCGTTCTCGCCGGGGTGCTCGCCCCGATGATCTTCATCTATTATGCCAAGGAAATGTTTGCAGAGATCAAGCGCATGGCCCTCTCCTCGGTGAAATGTATGGGTCTCGCCCTTGCCCTTCCAGTCGGACTCATCTGCGGGTTCGGGTTCGAACTCCTGACCCTCTGGGTCGGTGCAGAGCACGCAGGTCTCGCCCCGCTCCTCGCTCTCCTGACCATTCACCTGGCAGTGAACCTTGCGGTGCTCCCGCTCAACCATGTCAATGTCTCGTATTCCAGAGTGAAGGTTCCCGGACTTGTAACCATTGCGCTCGGCATTGCAAATGTCCTCCTTGCACTCTGGCTCGTGGTCGGTGCCGGGTGGGGGGTTTATGGCGTCGCGGCCGCCGGTGCGATCTTTTTCACCCTCAAGAGCAGCATCTTCATGCCATGGTACACCGCAAAGGTGCTCTCCATCCCGGTGAAGGCGTTCTTCAGGCCCCTTCTCGCGGGGGCATCAGCCACCTTCGCCATCACCCTCACCGCCTTCGCACTCGACCGCCTGGTCCCGATCCAGACCTGGCTTGAACTCGGGGTGATCTCGGGGGCGATCGGGGTGGTGTATCTCCTGCTCGTCTGGTGCTGCCTCTTCACCGACGAAGAAAGGGTCATCTTCGGGTCTCTCCTGCCCCCCCAGATCAGAAAATTTTTGTTGCCTTCGACCCGGGGAGAGGGGTCGTCGCCTCTGGATAAGTACTAA
- a CDS encoding SGNH/GDSL hydrolase family protein, translating to MPLGDSVTAGGTDTQSGVNYPSYRYHLWNLLQENGYRVNFVGTRSGPDSQFDFDRDNEGRSGWRADHIASGNSDYEPQNGDLSTWLESLETRGEVPDHVLIHLGTNDILQQGYPDTPEAVAAATIEDLRAVVRTLREYNPGVTIYIAEIIPMKFSFFTQYVDAFNTEIPGLVRSLDTSQSRVFHVDQNTGFDTRTDLRDHLHPNHLGEHKMAERWYEVLSPVLTIPSSTNSVDFSEELRN from the coding sequence ATGCCTCTTGGAGATTCGGTTACCGCAGGGGGGACCGATACGCAGAGCGGAGTGAACTATCCCAGTTATCGCTACCATCTCTGGAACCTCCTGCAGGAGAACGGCTACAGGGTAAATTTTGTCGGGACACGATCTGGACCCGATTCCCAGTTTGATTTTGACAGGGACAATGAAGGGCGTTCAGGATGGCGGGCGGACCATATCGCCTCCGGAAACTCCGACTATGAACCACAGAATGGAGATCTCTCGACCTGGCTGGAGAGTCTTGAGACGAGGGGGGAGGTTCCTGATCATGTCCTCATCCACCTCGGCACCAACGACATCCTCCAGCAGGGGTACCCGGACACCCCGGAGGCGGTGGCCGCCGCCACCATCGAAGATCTCAGAGCGGTCGTCAGGACACTCAGGGAGTACAACCCCGGAGTCACGATCTATATCGCCGAGATCATCCCGATGAAATTTTCATTTTTCACGCAATATGTAGACGCATTCAACACAGAGATCCCTGGTCTGGTCAGATCCCTGGACACCTCCCAGTCACGGGTCTTCCATGTCGATCAGAACACCGGGTTTGATACCAGGACCGACCTCAGGGACCACCTGCATCCAAACCACCTGGGAGAGCACAAGATGGCCGAGCGATGGTACGAAGTTCTTTCTCCGGTCCTTACTATCCCCTCTTCAACTAATTCGGTCGATTTTTCCGAAGAGCTGCGGAATTGA
- a CDS encoding glycosyltransferase family A protein: protein MNPEGGVPGVSVVVPLYNKGRYIGRALRSVLSQTFPDFEVIVVDDGSTDGGDLLVGEVCDPRVRLVTQDNRGVSAARNRGVSEARAGWIAFLDADDEWMPVFLANVMRLREVFPGAGAYATAWMKVEQEGGERRPATYRRLPPPPWEGYLPSYFLAAANATQPVISSAVMVPREVILEVGGFPEDAQVGEDLTTWFRIALTREIVFTWEYGAVYHMEAANRTTELGRDPYWTHNIIDEARKALKEDLVPEKKISEVKEFIAGKQLYLAASMLNLGMRMEAQEYLKACVTESFSTEKMRLSLLAALPTWAYFAISGVHQRSRGME, encoded by the coding sequence ATGAATCCTGAAGGGGGGGTACCTGGGGTCTCGGTGGTCGTCCCTCTCTATAACAAAGGTCGATATATCGGGCGGGCACTTCGATCGGTTCTTTCTCAGACGTTCCCCGACTTTGAGGTCATCGTAGTGGATGATGGTTCCACTGACGGGGGTGACCTCCTGGTCGGAGAGGTGTGTGATCCCAGGGTGAGACTTGTCACCCAGGATAATAGGGGAGTTTCTGCAGCACGCAACCGGGGGGTCAGCGAGGCGCGGGCCGGGTGGATCGCTTTTCTTGATGCCGATGATGAATGGATGCCTGTGTTTCTTGCGAATGTGATGCGGCTGCGAGAGGTGTTTCCAGGGGCCGGGGCCTATGCCACTGCATGGATGAAGGTGGAACAGGAGGGGGGAGAGAGACGACCGGCGACCTACCGGAGGTTGCCCCCCCCGCCGTGGGAGGGATATCTCCCCAGTTATTTTCTTGCCGCCGCAAATGCTACGCAACCGGTGATCTCGTCGGCGGTGATGGTACCCCGGGAGGTCATCCTTGAGGTCGGGGGGTTCCCTGAAGATGCTCAGGTCGGGGAAGACCTGACCACCTGGTTCAGGATCGCCCTCACCAGGGAGATTGTCTTCACATGGGAGTATGGGGCGGTCTATCATATGGAGGCGGCAAATCGGACCACAGAACTGGGGCGAGACCCGTACTGGACCCACAATATCATCGATGAGGCGCGGAAGGCCTTGAAAGAGGATCTGGTCCCTGAGAAGAAAATCTCTGAGGTAAAGGAGTTTATCGCGGGGAAACAACTCTATCTTGCCGCGTCCATGCTCAACCTGGGAATGCGGATGGAGGCGCAGGAATATTTGAAGGCATGCGTGACCGAATCCTTTTCCACAGAAAAGATGCGTCTCTCCCTCCTGGCCGCCCTGCCCACCTGGGCCTATTTTGCCATTTCGGGGGTGCACCAGCGGTCCCGCGGGATGGAGTGA
- a CDS encoding PAS domain S-box protein, with amino-acid sequence MPPGEEERGPEEDGPPWEIVLGVLPFGSLVTRPDDPEIVYLSPSMAGILGTHYHTLAGSDASQFFQYLVLPGGGVGMPGGAPDGTLCRFLSGKEKFFSWKSHRIVSHGTKYILDTFEEEGLLGWEGSFDPSIQARHAGNIILKWTPDLRITYIERSSADYLGYIPEELLGKPLLKTFLPEYESDGRSLLPIVETIIRDPEENSPYEAEVIKKDGTRARIIWFSRNLRGSDGEVVEYLSVGSEIREQGGAPPHPDSRHAVISVSREGKVTAWDGVATEIFGYSESEVLGSDFIDLIVPESRRELHRKIVTAVQDAQSWIRGFIRGHGYRQGICLKKDGTRFPVELSVIPGPGVPTSPFSEGVVIAIRALTLDREAECQQIRYARNIALLSGTAMAFVEMDDGSDIYGFVGKQIQSLAGRSIVVVSAYSSQDRSFSPQVVLAEDTERAAYMNALGSDVVGSSFLIPDEVETLITTERGIIRAPGLHEAMLMTCPPDVCTVLEEKLGILGTYVIPFVRRDQVFGVAIVLTKESPRLRNPDIIEAFMNQTAVALQRHHVGEALKESEKTARALLDATPDLAFLTDRKGRVISYNEAARLAFRRKNTFIRQKIGDIAGPGCVPGLHEAFDTVAGSGKSTQLEMTWKEQVCLVRVSPVSGPDREVTGFAVFIRDITDSRRAEEALMVANRYLNNTIEHLPDAILVTDTDGRVVSWNCAMEELSGIRKDEILGEGDYAYAVPFYGIRRPILIDMAEAGEEEVREMYPMARRMDGLIHSYVTADLHAGDGRALHLSATASPIVDHDGRVVGRIESIRDVTMEKAMEEEYLRNEKLESIGLLAGGIAHDFNNILTSVLGNITLSRMKIREGSSPDTNLEEAENTVKKARAITQQLLTFSQGGAPILETVEPLDFSSLVLETAEFVLRGTRSSFEAAFDPGLWQVSIDQAQFSQVIQHLAVNADQAMPDGGKIQINVHNRVVEEDGPVPPGRYVVLSVADTGTGIPTEHLPRIFDPYFTTRGDGYGLGLATVRSIVRNHGGYITAASGLQGSVFTVYLPATSTQGQREFAGDREKGERPHKREARILFMDDDRGVLSSIVPLLESEGYCVTAASEGSEAVREYITASESGRPYDLVIMDLTVPGGMGGVEAIAELRKIDPSVRAIVSSGYSTDPVMSAYQEYGFAGVVRKPYPIDELFAEVRRVLSL; translated from the coding sequence ATGCCCCCAGGTGAAGAGGAGCGCGGACCTGAAGAAGATGGCCCCCCATGGGAGATCGTCCTGGGCGTCCTCCCCTTCGGGTCTCTGGTCACACGACCGGATGACCCAGAGATCGTCTATCTCAGTCCTTCCATGGCCGGGATCCTCGGCACACACTACCACACTCTTGCGGGTTCTGATGCCTCGCAATTCTTCCAGTATCTTGTACTGCCCGGAGGAGGGGTCGGGATGCCGGGAGGGGCACCAGACGGCACCCTATGCCGTTTCCTCTCAGGCAAAGAGAAATTTTTCTCCTGGAAGAGTCATCGGATCGTCTCCCATGGGACCAAGTATATCCTCGACACCTTCGAGGAAGAGGGACTTCTTGGATGGGAGGGATCATTTGACCCCTCAATTCAAGCCAGGCATGCAGGGAATATCATCCTGAAATGGACCCCTGATCTCAGGATCACCTATATCGAGAGGTCGAGCGCTGATTATCTCGGATACATCCCTGAAGAACTCCTGGGAAAACCACTTCTCAAGACCTTCCTCCCCGAGTATGAATCAGACGGACGGTCCCTCCTCCCTATAGTCGAGACGATCATTCGCGATCCAGAAGAGAACTCCCCCTATGAAGCCGAGGTGATCAAGAAAGACGGGACACGGGCGCGTATCATATGGTTCTCGCGGAATCTCAGGGGGTCTGATGGGGAAGTGGTAGAGTATCTCTCAGTAGGTTCAGAGATCAGGGAACAAGGAGGGGCTCCGCCCCACCCGGACTCTCGCCATGCAGTCATATCAGTCTCAAGAGAAGGGAAGGTAACGGCATGGGACGGCGTCGCCACCGAGATCTTCGGGTACTCAGAGTCCGAGGTGCTCGGCTCTGACTTCATCGACCTCATCGTCCCTGAGAGCAGACGCGAACTCCACCGCAAGATCGTGACGGCAGTTCAGGACGCACAGTCCTGGATCAGGGGATTCATCCGTGGTCATGGATACCGCCAGGGGATCTGTCTTAAAAAAGACGGCACACGATTCCCTGTAGAATTATCAGTCATCCCGGGACCTGGCGTGCCCACATCCCCCTTCTCAGAGGGGGTCGTGATTGCCATCAGGGCCCTTACCCTGGACAGGGAGGCCGAATGCCAGCAGATACGTTATGCCAGGAACATCGCCCTCCTTTCTGGTACGGCAATGGCCTTCGTCGAGATGGACGATGGGTCAGACATCTATGGGTTTGTCGGGAAGCAGATCCAGTCCCTGGCCGGGAGAAGTATCGTAGTCGTGAGTGCCTACAGTTCACAAGACCGGTCCTTCTCCCCACAGGTTGTTCTCGCCGAAGACACCGAACGCGCGGCCTATATGAATGCGTTGGGGTCAGATGTGGTGGGGTCCAGTTTCCTGATCCCCGACGAGGTGGAGACACTCATTACCACAGAGCGAGGGATCATCAGGGCTCCTGGCCTGCATGAGGCCATGCTCATGACATGTCCCCCTGACGTCTGCACCGTCCTTGAGGAGAAACTCGGGATTTTGGGGACATATGTCATTCCTTTTGTCAGAAGAGATCAGGTCTTTGGAGTTGCAATCGTCCTGACAAAAGAGAGCCCCAGGCTCAGGAATCCAGACATTATCGAAGCCTTTATGAACCAGACCGCAGTCGCACTCCAGCGCCATCATGTCGGAGAGGCCCTCAAGGAGAGCGAGAAGACTGCGCGGGCGCTCCTGGATGCAACCCCTGACCTCGCCTTTCTCACTGATCGAAAGGGGCGGGTGATCTCCTACAACGAAGCGGCCCGTCTCGCATTCAGGAGAAAAAACACCTTTATCCGTCAGAAGATCGGGGACATCGCCGGTCCGGGATGTGTCCCGGGACTGCACGAGGCTTTCGACACTGTGGCAGGGTCAGGGAAGTCCACTCAATTGGAGATGACATGGAAGGAACAGGTCTGTCTTGTGAGAGTCTCTCCGGTCAGTGGCCCTGACCGTGAAGTAACAGGATTTGCCGTCTTTATCAGGGACATCACCGACTCCAGGCGAGCAGAAGAGGCACTGATGGTCGCAAACCGTTATCTCAACAACACTATCGAACATCTCCCAGACGCGATCCTGGTCACCGACACCGACGGACGCGTCGTCTCCTGGAACTGTGCGATGGAAGAACTCAGTGGTATCAGGAAAGACGAGATCCTGGGAGAAGGAGACTACGCCTACGCCGTCCCATTCTATGGGATACGGCGTCCCATACTCATCGATATGGCCGAGGCTGGAGAGGAGGAGGTGCGGGAGATGTACCCCATGGCCAGGCGTATGGACGGGCTGATCCATTCCTACGTGACCGCAGATCTCCATGCCGGAGATGGGCGTGCTCTTCACCTCTCTGCAACGGCGTCCCCCATCGTCGACCATGACGGCAGAGTGGTGGGAAGGATCGAGTCGATCAGGGACGTGACCATGGAGAAGGCCATGGAGGAGGAGTACCTGAGAAATGAAAAACTTGAGTCGATCGGACTCCTTGCCGGCGGGATCGCCCACGACTTCAACAACATCCTCACCTCGGTCCTTGGAAATATCACCCTATCCAGGATGAAGATCAGGGAAGGGTCTTCTCCTGATACCAATCTGGAAGAGGCGGAGAATACTGTAAAAAAAGCGCGCGCCATCACCCAGCAGCTCCTCACCTTCTCACAAGGGGGTGCTCCGATCCTTGAAACGGTTGAACCCCTCGATTTTTCCTCTCTGGTCCTTGAAACGGCAGAGTTTGTTCTCAGGGGGACCAGGTCCTCCTTTGAGGCCGCCTTTGATCCAGGCCTCTGGCAGGTGAGTATCGATCAGGCACAGTTCTCCCAGGTGATCCAGCACCTGGCGGTCAACGCCGATCAGGCGATGCCAGACGGCGGGAAGATCCAGATCAACGTACATAATCGGGTGGTCGAGGAAGACGGCCCTGTGCCGCCAGGACGGTATGTCGTCCTCTCTGTCGCCGATACTGGCACAGGAATCCCGACCGAACACCTCCCCAGGATCTTTGACCCCTACTTTACCACCAGGGGGGACGGGTACGGCCTCGGACTTGCCACAGTCCGTTCGATCGTCAGGAATCATGGGGGGTACATCACTGCAGCATCTGGCCTGCAGGGTTCGGTCTTCACGGTCTACCTCCCCGCGACCTCGACCCAGGGGCAAAGAGAGTTCGCAGGCGACAGAGAGAAGGGAGAACGTCCCCATAAGCGTGAAGCACGCATCCTCTTCATGGACGACGACAGAGGAGTGCTCTCATCGATCGTACCCCTTCTGGAGAGTGAGGGATATTGTGTCACTGCAGCATCTGAAGGGAGTGAAGCAGTCAGAGAATATATCACAGCCTCTGAATCAGGCCGCCCATATGATCTTGTCATCATGGACCTGACCGTTCCTGGGGGGATGGGAGGGGTCGAGGCGATTGCAGAACTCAGAAAGATTGACCCCTCAGTGAGAGCGATCGTCTCAAGCGGTTACTCTACTGATCCGGTGATGAGTGCATACCAGGAATACGGTTTTGCCGGTGTGGTCAGGAAACCTTACCCCATCGATGAACTCTTTGCTGAGGTCAGGCGCGTGCTCTCCCTCTGA
- a CDS encoding glycosyltransferase family 2 protein — translation MERDNVAILIINWNGREDTLECIRSLQEQDYPACEIIVVDNGSTDGSADAFRAVDPPVVLIETGENLGFAGGINLGVRYAMEHGIPYTLIYNNDTIADSRMVSSLVEVLESDPTVGIVTGKVYDYYVPDRLLVVGKKINFSTGQMINEGYSETDHGQHDEVREYSYIDGVYWLSRTEVFENVGFFDTGYFYQFEEVDFCARANRQYRILYTPHAKIWHKGGRSVGGRKSPTEVYYFARNKFIFMRRYATQKQFLTFLLHQAIVDNPRELGGAVVKGRFNTCVPQIRGVVDGIRHVMAGPGSVPGK, via the coding sequence GTGGAGAGAGATAACGTTGCCATCCTGATCATCAACTGGAACGGCAGGGAGGACACGCTGGAGTGTATCAGGTCACTGCAGGAACAGGACTATCCGGCCTGCGAGATCATCGTCGTCGACAATGGATCGACCGACGGTTCGGCCGATGCCTTCAGGGCCGTCGACCCCCCGGTGGTGCTCATCGAGACCGGGGAGAACCTGGGGTTTGCAGGCGGGATCAATCTCGGCGTCAGGTACGCGATGGAGCATGGGATCCCCTACACCCTCATCTACAACAACGACACCATCGCTGACTCAAGGATGGTGAGCAGTCTGGTCGAGGTCCTGGAATCTGACCCGACGGTGGGGATCGTCACCGGCAAGGTCTATGACTACTATGTTCCAGACCGTCTCCTCGTGGTGGGCAAAAAGATCAACTTCTCCACCGGTCAGATGATCAATGAAGGGTATTCAGAGACAGACCATGGGCAGCACGACGAGGTCCGTGAATATTCCTACATCGACGGGGTCTACTGGTTGTCAAGGACCGAAGTCTTTGAAAATGTCGGGTTCTTTGACACCGGATATTTTTATCAGTTCGAAGAGGTGGATTTCTGTGCCCGGGCAAACCGGCAGTACCGGATCCTCTATACGCCGCATGCAAAGATCTGGCACAAGGGAGGGAGGAGTGTCGGCGGGCGGAAGAGTCCGACAGAGGTCTACTACTTTGCCAGGAACAAGTTCATCTTCATGCGCCGGTATGCGACCCAGAAACAGTTCCTGACATTTCTCCTCCATCAGGCCATCGTGGACAACCCCAGGGAACTCGGTGGGGCGGTGGTAAAAGGGCGGTTCAACACATGTGTACCGCAGATCCGGGGAGTGGTGGACGGGATCCGCCATGTCATGGCAGGGCCCGGGTCAGTTCCTGGAAAATAA